The window CGAGTGGGTCATCAACGGCGCCAAGCTGTTTATCACCAACGGCAAGGAAGCGAGCGTGGCCATCGTGTTCGCCACCACCGATCGCAGCATGGGCTACAAGGGGCAGGTCGCGCTGATCGTGCCCAGCGACGCCCCCGGCTATTCGGTCGGCAAGGTGGAAGACAAGATGGGCATCCGCGCCACTTCCACCACGGAACTCGTTTTCGAAAACTGCCGCGTACCGGTCGAAAACCAACTGGGCGAAGTCGGTCAGGGCTTCAAAATCGCTCTGGGCACGCTGGACGGCGGGCGCATCGGCATCGCCGCGCAGGCTGTAGGCATTGCGCAGGCGGCGCTGGACGAGTGCATCAAGTACTCCAAGGAGCGGGTGCAGTTCGGCAAACCGTTGGCCAAAATGCAGGCGATTCAATGGATGATCGCCGACATGGGCACCGAGATCGAAGCCGCCCGCTTGCTCACCTACCGGGCGGCGTGGATGAAAGCCAACAAGGTCAAGGGTTTCAGCAAGTTCTCGGCCATGGCCAAACTGTTCGCGGCCGAAGCGTGCATGCGCGCCACGACCAAGGCGATTCAAATTCACGGCGGGTACGGCTACACCAAGGAGTACCCGGTCGAGCGTCATTTCCGCGACGCGAAAATCACGGAGATTTACGAAGGCACCAGCGAAATTCAGCGGCTGGTGATCGCCTCAACGTTGCTGCGCGACTAAGCAACCATCACCACGACAAGCCGGGCTCTTGAACGGGGCCCGGCTTTTTTATTTCGATTGCCGGGATGCGGGTCGAACAAGAAAACCGGCCGCATTGCCGGGGACTAGGACTTACCCGGGCTTGTCGATATAATGCGCGCGACTCCGGGTCGGTGAAGCCGCCGGGCGTCTTTTTTCAAACCACGATGGATAAGGAGCGAAGCGCGAAGCTCATGACTTGTCGGCAAAGCCGGACGTGCATGCGGTGGGCGGTCGGTCTACTGCTGTGCCTGGGGTTGGCCTGGCCCTCCCCGGCCGCTGCCGGCGCGCGCTTTGAAGGACTGGCGGCTTACAAAACCGCAGCCGACACGACGTGGGACATGGCCCATGAGAAAGTGTGGTCGAACGTACTGTACGGCTACGCCGCGGCCTCGGCCTCCTGGGGCTTCGACTACGCCGGCTTTGTCAGCGCGGCCTTCGAATACCGCCTGGAACACGGCGAAGAAACCGACGGCGAGTTCATCCCCGAACTGCGCGAGCTTTACGGCAAATTCCGCATCGGCCCCTTCGACCTGTTCGTCGGCCAGCAAATCACGTCCTGGGCCGTGGCCGATATGCTGAGCCTGCACGACCAACTCAACCCGTACGATTACCGCCGCGTGCTCGACCAAGAGGTTTCGCTGTCGCGCCTGGGCACGCCGATGATCCGCCCGGTGGTGTACCTGGGGCCGGTGCAGTTGGAGGCGGCGTTCATGCCGCTGTTCACCACGCCGCGTTACTCTGTGGTCGGCGGCGACTTCGCGGCGGTGGGTCACGAGTTCCCGGTGGATATCGTGTTGAACGCCCTGCGGCAGGATGAGGGTTGGCGGCGTTTTGAAAGGTCGATGGTGTTCTATTTACCCGAATGGAGCGATGAGATCCACGACATGCTTTCCGACCCCGAGTACTGGGAGACGCGTACCGAAATCCCGGATCAGGATATCACCGCGCCGGAAGTGGCCGCGCGGCTGCGCTACACCTCGCCGGCCATCGACCTGCAGGCCACCTATTTCTATTTGTGGGACGATATCCCCACGCTGCACCTGAATCCGCATTTGCGCGACCTGGAAAACCTGCTGGTCCGCGACGAAAACGGTTTGCGCGAGCCGCCCGATCTGAGCCAGGACACGCTGCGCGCGCTCAAGGACCCGGCGGCGCTCGTGCATCACCGCACACCGTCGGCGGGGCTGGGCTTGTCGACGCGCGTTTGGGACATCAGCTTCCAGGCCGAGGGCTTGTACGAATGGCGGCGTCACACCTACCGCAACGACTTGTGGTCCGTCACGCGCGATCAGGCGAGTTGGCTGGCTAACGTCGAATACACCTTCGAGTACGACATCCTCGTCAAGGGCATGCTGCTGGAGCGGTACATCGTCGACCGCGAGGATGATTTCTGGGAGCGCGGTTGGACGCACATCCTGGGCGTGGCGCTGCGCAAGCCGTTTTTGGACGAAAAGCTCATGCTCGAAGCGTTGGCGATTTGGGACCTGACCGAACTCAACGGCAAAAACTGGCGCAGCGGCGATTGGTTCGCGGCGGGCTGGTCGGTCAACCCGATGCTGACCTGGTCGGCCACCGACCGGCTGAAGGTCTCCGCGAGCGCCAACCTCATCGGCGGCAATGACGACACGCTCGTCGGTTTCCGCGAAGGCGAAAGCCGCGTCGGTTTGAGCGCTCGCTACGGGTTCTGAGCATCGCGGGCGCAGCGGAAGCCCCAATTTCCTTCCACGGCGGTTTCGGGAGCGATCCAGCGGCGGTACGTCGTGCACTGCTCCGGTGATGCGCCCCACCCTCCTCCTTTGGCCAGTCGCGCCGTGACCGGTTCCGGCAGCGGGTTGCCGCCGTAATCGGTGTGCCATTTCT is drawn from Candidatus Lernaella stagnicola and contains these coding sequences:
- a CDS encoding acyl-CoA dehydrogenase — translated: MHFEFNDECRALQDMVRDFAEKELKPNAAEWDEKHEFPVDVVKKMGELGLMGVPYDVEYNGAGMDYLAYAIVVEELSRGCGGTGVICSAHTSLACDPIYNFGTEEQKQKFLSRMTTAEWIGCFGLTEAGAGSDAGSLTTVAEKQGDEWVINGAKLFITNGKEASVAIVFATTDRSMGYKGQVALIVPSDAPGYSVGKVEDKMGIRATSTTELVFENCRVPVENQLGEVGQGFKIALGTLDGGRIGIAAQAVGIAQAALDECIKYSKERVQFGKPLAKMQAIQWMIADMGTEIEAARLLTYRAAWMKANKVKGFSKFSAMAKLFAAEACMRATTKAIQIHGGYGYTKEYPVERHFRDAKITEIYEGTSEIQRLVIASTLLRD